The following coding sequences are from one Nilaparvata lugens isolate BPH chromosome 6, ASM1435652v1, whole genome shotgun sequence window:
- the LOC111059650 gene encoding pyruvate dehydrogenase [acetyl-transferring]-phosphatase 1, mitochondrial, whose translation MAVGSVYKYVFSNRYISGQCRLQNTNNSKFLRKILWQFKRQKFHTSSRVLAQPRLSPQEVTTILRTNEYSREFHVPGSIKSYDSNQLPSNQPMEDARCEAKSLLTAGMLMGVFDGHGGPSCAQVIAKRLFDYITISLLPQDLLQKYLHSLEEGQNTAMPLLECFNDKFDLVDELKQVYGESLKGFVGDLSNTRKEFDMGKALREAFLRLDSDLSREALSQNNKENGLHLKTLSVALSGAVACVVHIDGVHLHVANVGDCQAVLGVLSDTDTWSAKKLSIEHNTDNFEEVKRVINEHPSNEKDTVIRMERLLGQLAPLRAFGDFRYKWSRKVLSDHVIPYAGEQSMPPNYYTPPYLTALPDIVHHRLTPRDRFLVIASDGLWDLISPLQVVRLVGEHMSGKVTLSPLRLPKKEMRLGEINNMLIQRQQGLKVKPQDRNAATHLMRHALGGTEYGIEHSKIAQLLSMPQEVVRLFRDDITITVVYFDPDFLRQSPP comes from the exons ATGGCTGTGGGTTCTGTCTACAAATATGTATTCTCAAATAGATACATTAGTGGACAGTGCAGattacaaaatacaaacaattcaaaGTTTCTTCGAAAGATCCTATGGCAATTCAAAAGACAAAAGTTTCACACCTCATCTCGTGTATTGGCGCAACCAAGACTCAGTCCTCAAGAG GTCACAACAATATTACGCACAAATGAGTACTCACGAGAGTTCCATGTTCCCGGTTCTATCAAATCGTATGACTCAAACCAATTACCTTCCAATCAGCCCATGGAAGATGCCCGCTGTGAGGCTAAAAGTCTCCTAACTGCAG GCATGTTGATGGGTGTTTTCGACGGACACGGAGGACCGTCCTGCGCACAAGTCATCGCAAAACGTCTCTTCGACTACATCACCATCTCACTTTTACCACAAGACCTTCTCCAAAAGTACCTGCACTCTTTGGAGGAGGGTCAGAACACGGCAATGCCACTACTAGAGTGCTTCAACGACAAGTTCGATTTAGTTGACGAGTTGAAGCAGGTTTATGGTGAAAGTTTGAAGGGTTTTGTGGGCGATTTGTCCAATACTAGGAAAGAGTTCGATATGGGGAAAGCTTTACGGGAAGCGTTCCTGAGGTTGGACAGTGATCTGTCGAGAGAGGCGTTGTCGCAGAACAACAAGGAGAACGGATTGCATTTGAAAACGCTCTCTGTCGCACTGTCGGGAGCGGTGGCGTGTGTGGTTCATATAGACGGCGTGCATCTGCATGTGGCTAATGTGGGTGATTGTCAGGCCGTGCTAGGTGTGTTGTCGGATACGGACACTTGGTCGGCGAAGAAGTTGAGCATCGAGCACAACACCGACAATTTCGAGGAGGTTAAGCGGGTGATCAACGAGCATCCGAGCAATGAGAAAGACACCGTGATTAGGATGGAGAGGCTGTTGGGACAGCTGGCGCCGTTGAGGGCTTTCGGCGATTTCAG ATACAAATGGAGTCGCAAGGTGTTGAGTGATCACGTGATTCCGTACGCGGGGGAACAGTCGATGCCTCCCAACTACTACACTCCGCCCTACCTGACGGCACTTCCGGACATCGTGCATCACAGGCTCACTCCGCGCGACCGCTTCCTGGTCATAGCCTCCGATGGACTCTGGGATCTCATTTCTCCACTCCAG GTGGTCCGTCTGGTGGGAGAACACATGAGCGGCAAGGTGACACTGAGTCCTCTGCGACTACCCAAGAAGGAAATGCGTCTGGGAGAAATTAACAATATGCTAATACAACGCCAGCAGGGCCTCAAG GTGAAGCCGCAAGACCGGAACGCTGCCACACACCTGATGCGTCACGCACTGGGCGGCACAGAGTACGGCATTGAGCACTCCAAGATCGCCCAGCTGCTGTCCATGCCACAGGAGGTGGTGCGGCTCTTCCGCGACGACATCACCATCACTGTCGTCTACTTCGACCCGGACTTCCTCCGCCAGAGTCCGCCCTAA